A region of the Oncorhynchus nerka isolate Pitt River linkage group LG26, Oner_Uvic_2.0, whole genome shotgun sequence genome:
AAGAGCAAGAAGAAGAGGATTGTGAAGAAGAAAAAGGCCATCACTCCTCTGCAGGCTATGATGCTTAGGATGGCAGGTACTGTATCTCCTTCAGTCTGCACACAACACCACTACCACACTTCAGCAGGACTTGATGATGCAGATGAATGATTGGATTGTTGACACTATTTTGGAGAATGACGTAATTTAGAGGTTTGTATGTAGGATGATTTCTCCATGGGAACTAGGTTATAATTTCTTCCTTCATCCCTTTCTCACTCATCCCCTTTATTATTTGTCTACAGGGCAGTCCATCcctgaagaagaagaggaggaagaggaagttgagGAGGAGTATACTGACTCTGACGACTCCGACATCGAGGATAGGGGACCACCAGGCGACAACCAATCTCATCTTATACCCAATCAGCGCATGCCTCCACCCTCTGGACCAATGGGAGGACAGCAACCACCTCTACACATGCAGGGTCCACCAGGAACAGGGCCTCCACCGTTGGGACCACCCCCAGCTCCTCCAATGAGGCCTCCTGGTCCGCCCTCTGGCCTGCCTCCCGGCCCTCCTCCAGGTTATTTGGTTTTATGTGTAGTAATGATTGGAGTACAGTGTCATCTTGTATGAAGTTGCTTCATTACTATCAAATTACTTAAACAAAGCACTATGATGTGATATGTCTTGTTTGTCATCCTAAGGTGCTCCCCCGTTTTTGAGGCCGCCTGGTATGCTAGGTGGTCCAAGGGGACCGATGCCCCGGCTACTGCCCCCTGGACCCCCACCAGGTCGTCCCCCTGGCCCTCCCCCAGGcccccctccaggtctccctCCTGGTCCTCCACCCCGGGGACCCCCACCCAGACTGCCTCCCCCAGCTCCCCCAGGTATGTGTGGATGTATTTTTGTGCCTTTTATTGGAATTTCACGACTTTATCCCTTCTCCTTAAACACGGAACATTGTCAAAACATACATCTTTTTTTAAACATAACTACAGTTATGCAGTAGTACCCAAAGTTAACAGTAATAAAAATATATGTCAACATGGCACATACCTCAAGCTAAAATGAATGTAAAATGTATTTTGGGCAGCAAAGCATGGGAATAAAGCAGGATTTCCCCCCACTCtaatctcctctgttctccctttctGTAGGTATCCCCCCTCCTCCACGATCTGGCCCCCACGCCAACtcgcccctcccctctctcttttccctccgcCGCTTAACTCCAACGTCCTCAGTGCTCCCCCCAGCATCGTCCACCGCCAGAAACTCGGCTCCAACCCAGATGGCTCCCAGAGCAACCCAAATGCCTCCATGCTgccccctccctccatgcctatgTCCATGCGCCCAGGGATGCAGATGCCCCCTCCCCCGGGGACAAGTGCCCTGCCGTCGGGCGCAAACCCCACCAGCCACCACCATGCACCAACCATCGAGAAGCGGGCCAACATCACCTCTATCTCAGCCGGAGGCAGCAATCTGGCAACAGGCCAGGGGAGTGGCGGAGCCACCATCTCAGCCAAACCCCAGATCATCAACCCCAAGACAGAGGTCACCCGCTTCGTGCCCACGGCGCTGAGGGTGCGCAGGGATAAAGGGGCCGGGAGCGGAGGAGGGCCTATggaaaagagaggaagaagagatgaAAGGGTGGGAGGCCAGAAGCAGCAGTCGATGGCTGCCCCCATGGGGTCGGCCAACCCTACTCAGATGGGCCCAGTCTCTCAGCCCAACATGAAGACCAAGGACCAGATGTATGAGGCCTTcatgagggagatggagggactcctctgagactgacaggGGCTGCGGGGTGAAAAGGGTGGGTGTGTTGAGAAGGAATGAACAGTAGGGGCCATGAAGAAAGTGTTAGTGATACCATCAAGCAGATGCTGTTCAGAAACACATTGGTATCTCTAAATGAAGCAGAAAGGCTTTGTTTTTCACAATGAGACTAGAATCTCCTCCCTACCAACCTACTGTACATGGCTATGATAATTTGGCTCAATCTTTGTGAAAAAGCTAGTGTTTTTTTATGACTgtcaaatgtttattttattgttGAACTGAGAAACTTGATGGATTTCAAAGAAAGAAGGGGGGTGTTTTGTCAGGTGTTTGTAGGAAAATCCAAATGAGTGTGCATATGCTTGTCTGAAATGGTTAGACCTGCAACTAAATAAATACTTAAACTCAATTAACTATTTTCAGTACAATCTTTTTTTAAAGTATATTTTCATAAGTCAGACTAGAAATTAATAAACCACCATGATGAACAGGCTCGTTCAGCAGGATGCAACGTTTTGGAACATTTAGATGGAGGAACTAGGTTAAGGAATCACATCAGCTCTATTCatggcatttctatctgcaacgtttGACAACTGAATGTGGTCTAAACATTGCAATTTGAACGATTTATGAATTCAACGGGGAACATCAAGTCCCAGAAATCCTAGCATGAAATCTTATCAATTTCCGTACATGCGCACTTTAGCGTAGACGGCACGTTGGCAAACAAGCATGGCGGACGACTCGAAGAAAAGTGTTGAGATAAAAACAGATGACGCAAAGGATGAAGAGTCGAGTAATGATGATAACAGTAACGTTAATATCGCTGAAAATGATCTACAATTGAAGACCTTCAAGGATCTGGtgagtaacgttagctagctaaatggaAATGGTGTATAAGCTTGCCGGCTTGGAAGcgagctaacgttagttaaaacAGCACATCAACCAACCTACCGCTGATAAGTTAGCAAGTTAACTGTCTTTCAACTACCAACATTCAGTTCAGCATCCGACTGATGAGAGCTAGGTACAGCTGTGAGATGATGTGATTTAAAAATGGGGCGCGCATTCAGCCATGCGATGTGTAACATACACTCCATATTCTAACGTGTTTACATATTTCTGCCATGGCATGCATCTGTTTAATATAGGGTGTAACTGAAGTGCTGTGTGAAGCTTGTGAACAGTTGGGATGGAAGACTCCTACAAAGATCCAGGTAGAGGCCATACCTGTAGCCTTACAAGGTGAGTTCAGTTGGATGGAGGGGGGTGAATGTTCTTGTTTGTGCCATGTATAAAACGGTTGGTAAAGACCTGTCCTCTCGGGGGAAGGTCTCATGTCTGTTTGTACACTCACGATGCActttcttctctcctttctcagGAAAGGATGTAATTGGCTTGGCAGAGACTGGCTCAGGGAAGACCGGTGCGTTTGCTCTGCCCATCCTGCAGTCACTCCTCGCTTCCGCTCAGAGGCTGCATACACTCATACTCACCCCCACCAGAGAGCTGGCTTTCCAGATAGCAGAACAGTTTGAGGCCCTGGGCTCCAGCATCGGAGTCAAGACCGGTACGAGGACATTGGAAGGAGTAGAAACATATTTGATGGAACTCAAGTGTCATGTGACTGTTGTTTTAACTCGTCTTTttttctgtttcagctgttatcgtTGGAGGAATTGACATGATGTCCCAATCCCTGGTCCTGGCCAAGAAACCTCACATTGTCATTGGTGAGAAAATAACTTAATCCAACCTACCCCTTTCAGTTGCATAATATGGTACCATCTTTTAAGTGCATTCCTGGTTGATACTAACTGTGTCTTCACCGTGCATGTTATAACAGCCACCCCCGGGCGGTTGATAGACCACTTAGAGAACACCAAAGGCTTCTCGCTGCGAGCGCTGAAGTTCCTGGTGATGGATGAGGCAGACCGGATCCTCAACATGGACTTTGAGACCGAGGTGGACAAGATCCTAAAGGTTATTCCCAGAGACAGACGGACGTTTCTCTTTTCTGCCACCATGACCAAAAAGGTAACCACGTAATAGCCCCTATTATCTATTCCTTTTAGCTCTTCATTTGAGACTTGTCAGAGTATCCCTAACACCTGGCCTGTCACACTAACCCTTCTATGTCTTCTGTATTTACCAAGGTCGCCAAGCTGCAGAGAGCAGCTCTGAAGGATCCAGTTAAATGTGCCGTTAACACCAAATACTCAACAGTAGAAAAACTTCAGCAGTACTATGTCTTCATACCCTCCAAATACAAGGTACTTGAAGTTTGATGTTCTAATGGTATCAAGGTCATTTGTCTCTGAGAAGTCAGAAGCTGTGTATGGTTAGTGTTGGATTGTAAGTTAACTGGCTGTGTCTCCAGGATTGTTACCTGGTGTCCATCATCAACGAGCTGGCTGGGAACTCCTTCATGATCTTCTGCAGTACGTGTAACAATGCCCAGCGTGTGGCACTGCTGCTTAGGAACTTGGGCATCACTGCCATTCCCCTGCATGGGCAGATGAGTCAGGTACCCCCCTTATCCaaacacactactgtctaccaaCATATACCAAATATCATACTAACACTTCCAAATGTTTTACACATCAGAGAAATCCGCATGTAAGAAAGTATACATGTCTTTCTCTGTTGGTCAGAACAAACGTCTGGGGTCGCTGAACAAGTTCAAGTCTAAGTCTCGCTCTGTGTTGCTGGCGACGGACGTGGCATCAAGAGGACTGGACATTCCACATGTAGACTGTGTTATTAACTATGACATCCCAACCCACTCAAAGGTATCAGTCCTGCTTGTGTGGATGTTTCTCCCTGTCTGCAGTCTCTTCAATGTTATCACAAACGATGACCCAACTGAGCAAGTTTAGTGgtgttttattgtgtgtgtgtgtgcgcgctcagGACTACATCCACAGAGTGGGGCGAACCGCCAGAGCAGGACGGTCTGGAAAATCCATCACATTTGTCACACAGTAAGGACCACCTTTATGCTCGATCTCAACCAATCCTATTGAAATTGGTGACTTTGTCCAAATATTTTCTTCTGATTGCCATATTAACCTCTCAGGTATGATGTGGAGCTGTTCCAGCGAATCGAAACTCTGATTGGCAAGAAGCTGCCTGCCTTCCCCACGCAGGAGGAGGAAGTGATGATGCTGGTGGAGAGAGTGAGCGAAGCACAGCGATTCGCCAGAATTGTGAGTCTCAATCAGTGTCTATTCAGCAGTGTCGTCATCCATTGTAATGGCTCTAAAGTCAGTCACGATAACCTCTTTCCCTCAGGAAATGAAGGAacagggagaaaagaggaagaggcccagaggagaagagggggatgacacAGAGCAGTCCAGCGGTGTGAGGAAGAAAGTAAGAGGCGGCGCTGGTGGTggcggaggaggggggagagggggaggaggagggaaaaacCGTGGCGGAGCAGCATGGAGAGGCGGACGTTAAAGGTGCCAGTAGAATAACACAATGCTGTACATATTGTCAGATCCTATGTCATTTTCTCCTTGATATAAAACATCTATGATTATTAACAGATGCCTCTTTCTTTACAACCACCACATCACCGAGACAGGCTATTTAATTACCAATGACTTGTTCAATTTACTAATCAATCTTTCCATTTGTAATAAATTGTTTATGTAAAATCAAGACCATTTTCAGTGAGTTGTGTTCACATTCACAATTTGATAATAAAGCTTGTTCAACATGAATGGAATCCTGATATGATAATATAACATTAATTTTTATTAAATATTTCATTAACTATTTTGAATGTATATTTGCAATGCAGGTGACATGAACAGGGAAAAAAATAGACTTTAAACCAACAATGACCTATATTTCCAGGAAATAATGGTACCAAGAAGCCCCACCACTTTGGACACAAGATGGGGGTGTGGCATATCATGATATCTAACCAGTTACTCTGGCAGTTTATTGTAACATTTGTACCATGTCAAATATCACTCCATGCGATACTTAACGAGCAAACAAAATGAACATTGCATCAACAGCATGTTAATGACTGAAGGAACAAAGACGTGCATTATTATTTCGTGCACTGAGCATAATGATTTAATTGAAAGGAAATTTATTAGAACTTTTTAATGTCGAGGGTCCGGTTGAAAATGGTGTCAGGGAACAGGTGAAACGATGGACCAGATATAATTCCTCTAAAAATAGTTGGGTTTTCTCTGTTTTTAGCCAATAGGAGGCGAGGGTAGTAGAGACTGCAGCGTGCGAATCCAA
Encoded here:
- the LOC115109892 gene encoding probable ATP-dependent RNA helicase DDX47 — its product is MADDSKKSVEIKTDDAKDEESSNDDNSNVNIAENDLQLKTFKDLGVTEVLCEACEQLGWKTPTKIQVEAIPVALQGKDVIGLAETGSGKTGAFALPILQSLLASAQRLHTLILTPTRELAFQIAEQFEALGSSIGVKTAVIVGGIDMMSQSLVLAKKPHIVIATPGRLIDHLENTKGFSLRALKFLVMDEADRILNMDFETEVDKILKVIPRDRRTFLFSATMTKKVAKLQRAALKDPVKCAVNTKYSTVEKLQQYYVFIPSKYKDCYLVSIINELAGNSFMIFCSTCNNAQRVALLLRNLGITAIPLHGQMSQNKRLGSLNKFKSKSRSVLLATDVASRGLDIPHVDCVINYDIPTHSKDYIHRVGRTARAGRSGKSITFVTQYDVELFQRIETLIGKKLPAFPTQEEEVMMLVERVSEAQRFARIEMKEQGEKRKRPRGEEGDDTEQSSGVRKKVRGGAGGGGGGGRGGGGGKNRGGAAWRGGR
- the LOC115110463 gene encoding LOW QUALITY PROTEIN: WW domain-binding protein 11-like (The sequence of the model RefSeq protein was modified relative to this genomic sequence to represent the inferred CDS: inserted 1 base in 1 codon), giving the protein MGRRSTSSTKSGKFMNPTDQARKEARKRELKKNKKQRMMVRTAVLKMKDPRQIIKDMEKLDEMEFNPVQQPLLNEKVLRDKRKKLRETFERIVRLYERENPDTYKELRKLELDYESNRGKLSLYFDSVKNAELVEVDSIPLPEMPHAPSSILIQDIPLPGAQPPSILKKGSSFSKGISASMSAAVAGVPRLPPGRKPPGPPPGPPPSQVLALYASRRAQFAADADPSNQASDMEKAMDTMLMGGERDSGSESDGDDGEEDDSDSEEDSEGERDDGGEVDKRMMEDDREKGREEDRGDRHAGRSVRFADMPPSAPREKSKKKRIVKKKKAITPLQAMMLRMAGQSIPEEEEEEEEVEEEYTDSDDSDIEDRGPPGDNQSHLIPNQRMPPPSGPMGGQQPPLHMQGPPGTGPPPLGPPPAPPMRPPGPPSGLPPGPPPGAPPFLRPPGMLGGPRGPMPRLLPPGPPPGRPPGPPPGPPPGLPPGPPPRGPPPRLPPPAPPGIPPPPRSXPPRQLAPPLSLFPPPLNSNVLSAPPSIVHRQKLGSNPDGSQSNPNASMLPPPSMPMSMRPGMQMPPPPGTSALPSGANPTSHHHAPTIEKRANITSISAGGSNLATGQGSGGATISAKPQIINPKTEVTRFVPTALRVRRDKGAGSGGGPMEKRGRRDERVGGQKQQSMAAPMGSANPTQMGPVSQPNMKTKDQMYEAFMREMEGLL